A window of the Vigna angularis cultivar LongXiaoDou No.4 chromosome 3, ASM1680809v1, whole genome shotgun sequence genome harbors these coding sequences:
- the LOC108324997 gene encoding soyasapogenol B glucuronide galactosyltransferase: MGSCEIKGEAEMLKAIFLPFISTSHLIPVVDMARLFATHGVDVTIITTPANASVFQSSIDRDSSRGRPIRTHVVKFPQVPGLPEGVETINADTPPLLTMKISEGLSILQGQYQELFRVMKPDFIVTDMFYPWSADAAAELGIPRLVYVGACYFSHCAMNCVEQFAPHAKVDSDGESFELPGLPHKLEMTRSQLPDWLRAPKPYTYLKKMIKESEKKSYGSLFKSFYEFEGAYEEHYKRVMGTKSWSIGPVSLWVNEDELDKAGRGHAKEGEGKRTDEELMRWLDSKKENCVLYVSFGSMNKFPTAQLVEIAHALEDCGHDFIWVVRKNDDDGDRGFLEEFEKRVQESNNGYLIWGWAPQLAILDHPATGAVVTHCGMNTVFESVIAGLPLVAWPIFSEQFFNEKLVVDVLKIGVSVGAKEWRNLNDFGSETVKREEIRKAVVLVMGGEECVEMRKRVKVLSDEAKKAIQSGGTSHNNLKELIEELKSVKLQKGI; the protein is encoded by the exons ATGGGGTCCTGTGAGATCAAAGGTGAAGCTGAAATGCTGAAGGCTATTTTTCTTCCATTCATCTCAACCAGTCACCTAATTCCGGTGGTGGACATGGCGAGGCTCTTCGCCACACACGGCGTGGATGTGACGATAATCACCACACCAGCAAACGCTTCCGTCTTCCAAAGCTCCATCGACCGTGATTCTAGCCGTGGCCGCCCCATTCGAACCCATGTGGTAAAGTTCCCGCAAGTCCCTGGTTTGCCAGAAGGTGTTGAAACCATCAACGCCGACACTCCTCCACTCTTGACGATGAAAATCAGCGAGGGACTGTCCATTCTCCAAGGCCAGTACCAGGAACTCTTCCGTGTTATGAAACCTGATTTCATTGTCACCGACATGTTCTACCCATGGAGCGCCGATGCAGCCGCTGAACTTGGAATTCCAAGGCTCGTTTATGTCGGGGCCTGTTACTTTTCTCACTGTGCAATGAACTGCGTTGAACAGTTTGCTCCTCACGCCAAG GTAGATTCTGATGGTGAGAGTTTTGAGCTTCCTGGGTTGCCCCACAAGTTGGAGATGACACGCTCGCAGTTACCGGATTGGCTTAGAGCACCAAAGCCCTATACCTATTTAAAGAAGATGATTAAAGAATCAGAGAAAAAGAGCTACGGGTCACTGTTCAAGAGCTTTTACGAGTTTGAGGGAGCTTACGAGGAGCATTACAAGAGGGTCATGGGTACTAAGAGTTGGAGTATAGGACCAGTTTCGTTGTGGGTGAACGAAGATGAGTTGGACAAGGCTGGTAGAGGGCATgcaaaagaaggagaaggaaaaagaacaGACGAAGAGTTGATGAGATGGCTTGATTCGAAGAAAGAGAACTGTGTTTTGTATGTGAGTTTTGGGAGCATGAACAAGTTCCCTACTGCACAGCTTGTTGAAATAGCCCACGCACTTGAAGATTGTGGACATGATTTCATATGGGTGGTTAGGAAAAACGACGATGATGGGGATAGGGGTTTCCTGGAGGAATTTGAAAAGAGGGTGCAAGAAAGCAACAACGGGTATCTGATATGGGGTTGGGCACCACAGCTTGCTATACTAGACCATCCTGCTACTGGGGCAGTGGTGACTCACTGTGGGATGAACACTGTGTTTGAAAGTGTGATTGCAGGATTGCCATTGGTGGCTTGGCCTATATTTTCGGAGCAGTTTTTCAATGAGAAGTTGGTGGTGGATGTGTTGAAAATTGGAGTTTCGGTTGGAGCAAAAGAATGGCGAAACTTGAATGATTTTGGGAGTGAAACAGTGAAGAGGGAGGAGATTCGAAAAGCAGTTGTTTTGGTGATGGGTGGAGAAGAGTGTGTAGAAATGAGGAAGAGAGTGAAAGTGTTGAGTGATGAAGCAAAGAAAGCGATTCAGAGTGGTGGCACTTCTCATAACAATTTGAAAGAGCTTATTGAAGAGCTCAAATCAGTCAAACTTCAAAAGGGTATATAA